The stretch of DNA AAGTCAATGGAAGAATAGCCATGGCAGATCCTGGTGGTAGGTCTGAAAATCACTGGAGTTTTGTATTTTTCAGAATACTCATATGCATCTTCAATCATCTCATACGCTTCGTCTGGAGTTGAAGGATCAAAAATGGGAAGTTTAGAGAAACTGGCGAAATGTCTGGTATCCTGTTCCGTCTGCGATGATATCGGGCCCGGATCATCCGCAACGACGATCACCATTCCGCCCTTTATGCCGATATATACAAGGCACATAACCGGATCAGAACAGGCATTTAGCCCCACCTGCTTCATGGTGACCAGAGTCCGCACTCCAGAATATGAGGCTCCGGCAGCCACTTCTATGGCTGCTTTCTCGTTAACGGACCATTCTACGTAAATGTCTCCAGGATTCTCTTTCACCACAGTTTCTAAAATTTCTGTAGAAGGCGTACCTGGATAACCGCATACACACTTTACTCCGGCATGGATTGCTCCCAGCGCTATGCACTCATTTCCCATTAGAAGCCGCTGCATATCTTTCGTCGGTTTATCGGGAGATTCAGTTAAAAGCCTATTGCACTTCCAATCACTATTTAAGATTAAAAACATGTGTGCAGGATGAGATTCAATGACTAAACCATCAATTGCCGTAAAAGGAATCGGCAGGATGTCAGTAAAACCTGACCAGATACAGTTAAATTTGGAATTAAAAGCAGAAAACAAAGACTACAGCTTGATGATGAATGAAGCCAATGCAAAGCTGGATAGTCTGACGGCTTCGCTGGTCTCTGCTGGATTCAGCGCAGATGATTTGAAAACCGGGGCTATTTCTATCGACGCTAAGTATGACTATGTCAGAAAAGATGACGGTGCGCAGATAAGAGAGTTCACGGGTTACGTATATAGTCAGACAATCAGCGTCAAATTCCCGATGAGTCTGGATCTACTCTCTGAGGCGGTCTCTTCAATCTCATGTAGCAGCGTTTCTCCTGAATTGTCTATAAGCTTCATGCTGGCTGACAGGGATTCCATAAGAGACGATCTTCTCAAACTGGCTGCTGAGGATGCTAGACACAAGGCAGAAGTGATCAC from Candidatus Methanomassiliicoccus intestinalis Issoire-Mx1 encodes:
- a CDS encoding SIMPL domain-containing protein, with product MTKPSIAVKGIGRMSVKPDQIQLNLELKAENKDYSLMMNEANAKLDSLTASLVSAGFSADDLKTGAISIDAKYDYVRKDDGAQIREFTGYVYSQTISVKFPMSLDLLSEAVSSISCSSVSPELSISFMLADRDSIRDDLLKLAAEDARHKAEVITKASGTLLGSVKEISYDIEGCKIHAPANRMVLRSCSSEAMADMTPEEIVVEESVFFVWSLKQPS